Proteins encoded within one genomic window of Paramisgurnus dabryanus chromosome 13, PD_genome_1.1, whole genome shotgun sequence:
- the LOC135728375 gene encoding uncharacterized protein, with product MVSSQQKTKSPVMESAVSFVLGAVAGGTLGATEAPLNQVMTEIISGALMKPITDGVKTVGTLGLGTLLGATALTTSMTSVVIGVIAAASVGLLLLRVMKNEGWAVAGLVAALVTTLCGSGMGAVIEQLVSYGLVNLLWALGIFTVFKLSMHAVVQFTWREWDCCEILDTNNDACETEPMRPDPLKIKQRQQDAMAVEQRIIILEINKSQGSQEHRVDWEAQQREREQTERQQRKIVEVETKQRSSRKNLRKVIAKYMEFLALSGIPMTVTASVTAGFGFYGFGEYTFVFVILLVLVLVMSFGLMRSRHLNFWMFTGCMAMFATFAIAMLTVRARQEVADMSIKMLRAGQAISKENINIRMTHTSSVEAIFAGFFVTKVCQVGLGATVGGKLARGKERIAIVGASLTAVVILSIVEASSLMLGAGGTAGALLGVVAAAGVSTGAASVVAGKSSSWGGTLVTIAGMILGLLTTGTWDFVNIGLHISVAYIFAMTDFN from the exons ATGGTGTCATCACAGCAGA AGACCAAGAGCCCAGTGATGGAGTCTGCAGTTAGCTTTGTGCTCGGAGCGGTGGCTGGAGGTACGCTGGGAGccacagaagcaccattgaatCAAGTCATGACTGAAATCATTTCAGGAGCCCTAATGAAACCCATCACAGATGGTGTTAAGACGGTCGGGACTCTTGGACTGGGAACTCTTCTGGGAGCCACTGCACTGACCACATCAATGACATCGGTTGTAATTGGGGTCATCGCAGCTGCTTCAGTGGGATTGTTGCTGTTAAGAGTAATGAAGAATGAAGGATGGGCAGTAGCTGGGCTGGTCGCCGCCCTGGTTACAACATTATGCGGTTCAGGGATGGGGGCTGTCATTGAACAACTTGTGAGCTATGGATTGGTCAACTTGCTCTGGGCACtgggaatttttacagtgtttaaaCTATCAATGCATGCTGTTGTGCAGTTTACATGGAGGGAATGGGATTGCTGTGAAATTTTGGATACAAATAATGATGCTTGTGAGACAGAACCGATGAGACCGGATCCTTTGAAGATCAAGCAAAGACAGCAAGATGCAATGGCAGTTGAACAGAGGATTATCATCCTTGAGATAAATAAAAGTCAAGGAAGTCAAGAGCACAGAGTCGACTGGGAGGCCcaacaaagagaaagagaacAAACAGAGAGACAACAAAGGAAGATTGTTGAGGTGGAAACGAAACAGAGGAGTTCTCGAAAAAACCTTCGTAAAGTCATAGCCAAATACATGGAGTTTTTGGCATTGTCTGGTATTCCGATGACCGTGACCGCCTCTGTGACAGCTGGCTTTGGCTTTTATGGGTTTGGAGAGtacacatttgtttttgttatcCTGTTAGTCTTGGTGTTGGTTATGTCCTTTGGTCTAATGAGGTCACGGCATTTAAACTTTTGGATGTTTACAGGCTGCATGGCAATGTTTGCCACGTTTGCCATTGCCATGTTGACTGTTCGGGCCAGGCAGGAGGTGGCAGACATGTCCATAAAAATGCTTAGGGCAGGACAAGCGATTAGCAAGGAAAACATCAATATCCGTATGACACACACGTCCTCCGTAGAGGCCATTTTTGCTGGGTTCTTTGTGACAAAAGTGTGTCAGGTTGGTTTGGGGGCCACAGTGGGTGGTAAATTGGCCCGAGGGAAAGAGAGAATAGCAATTGTGGGGGCGTCTTTAACAGCGGTGGTTATTTTGTCGATAGTCGAAGCATCGTCGCTGATGCTGGGAGCTGGTGGTACAGCTGGGGCGTTGTTGGGGGTGGTTGCAGCAGCAGGTGTGTCTACTGGGGCCGCTTCAGTTGTAGCAGGAAAATCATCCTCATGGGGAGGAACATTGGTAACTATAGCTGGGATGATTTTAGGATTATTGACCACTGGAACGTGGGACTTTGTGAACATTGGACTTCACATATCTGTGGCATATATTTTTGCCATGACAGATTTTAATTGA